A window from Pagrus major chromosome 4, Pma_NU_1.0 encodes these proteins:
- the LOC140995199 gene encoding lactoylglutathione lyase-like: MSDKGLSDEAAAAACKDGSPSTKDFMMQQTMLRVKDPVKSLDFYTRILGMTLLQKFDFPSMRFSLFFLGYEDKKEIPTDVKEKTAWTFSRRATIELTHNWGSESDESQSYHNGNSDPRGFGHIGIAVPDVYEACKLFEEQGVTFVKKPDDGKMKGLAFIQDPDGYWIEILSPNNMVSITS; encoded by the exons ATGAGCGATAAGGGTCTGTCAGACGAGGCAGCCGCAGCAGCTTGTAAAGATGGAAGCCCGAGCACAAAG GATTTCATGATGCAGCAGACTATGCTGCGGGTTAAAGATCCTGTTAAATCCTTGGATTTCTACACCAGAATCCTCGGCATGAC GCTCCTGCAAAAGTTTGACTTCCCCTCCATgcgtttctctctcttcttcttggGCTACGAGGACAAGAAGGAGATTCCTACTGATGTGAAGGAAAAGACGGCCTGGACCTTTTCCAGAAGAGCCACCATCGAGCTAACACA TAACTGGGGCTCAGAGTCTGATGAGAGCCAGTCTTACCACAATGGAAACTCAGATCCACGTGGCTTTG GACATATTGGAATTGCAGTTCCTGACGTCTACGAAGCCTGCAAACTGTTTGAAGAGCAGGGAGTCACATTTGTCAAGAAGCCAGATGATG GTAAAATGAAAGGCTTGGCCTTCATTCAGGACCCTGATGGTTACTGGATTGAGATCCTGAGTCCTAACAACATGGTGTCCATTACCTCCTAA
- the LOC140994695 gene encoding high choriolytic enzyme 1-like: MTPSASLLLLLLLGLCQAHPLQEEGGQEEEEEVPDTMDITTRILTSNNATDEFLLEGDLLAPTTRNAMTCWYQSCQWRKASNGMVMIPFTMSGEFSGWERQKIDNAMKAFHSSTCIRFVPRQNEYDYISVENKGGCFSALGRTGGRQVLSLNRQGCLYHGIIQHEINHALGFQHEQTRSDRDYYVRINWENIDPNMAYNFYKQNTNNLNTPYDYSSIMHYGRTAFSIQHGRDSITPIPNANAQIGQRQGMSYWDIMRINLLYGC; the protein is encoded by the coding sequence ATGACTCCCTCtgccagcctgctgctgctgctcctgctcggCCTCTGTCAGGCACATCCTCTCCAGGAGGAAGgaggccaagaagaagaagaagaagtcccaGACACCATGGACATCACCACCAGGATTCTGACCTCCAACAACGCCACCGATGAGTTCCTGCTGGAAGGAGACCTGCTGGCTCCCACAACCAGAAATGCCATGACGTGCTGGTACCAGAGCTGCCAGTGGAGGAAAGCTTCCAACGGCATGGTGATGATCCCCTTCACCATGAGCGGTGAGTTCAGCGGCTGGGAGAGGCAGAAGATCGACAACGCCATGAAGGCCTTCCACAGCAGTACCTGCATCCGCTTCGTCCCCCGTCAGAACGAGTACGACTACATCAGCGTGGAGAACAAAGGCGGATGTTTCTCCGCTCTGGGCAGAACGGGAGGCAGACAGGTGCTCTCTCTCAACAGGCAGGGCTGCCTCTACCACGGCATCATCCAGCACGAGATCAACCACGCTCTGGGCTTCCAGCACGAACAGACCAGGAGCGACCGCGACTACTACGTCAGGATCAACTGGGAGAACATCGACCCCAACATGGCCTACAACTTCTACAAGCAGAACACCAACAACCTGAACACCCCCTACGACTACTCCTCCATCATGCACTATGGAAGAACAGCCTTCTCCATCCAGCACGGCAGGGACTCCATCACCCCCATCCCCAACGCCAACGCGCAGATCGGCCAGAGGCAGGGCATGTCCTACTGGGACATCATGAGGATCAACCTGCTCTACGGCTGCTGA